A DNA window from Microcystis aeruginosa NIES-843 contains the following coding sequences:
- a CDS encoding CPBP family intramembrane glutamic endopeptidase has protein sequence MNKRLRVIATYPVPLRLGIFILLLLFLWLPIALPLYHFFATNANLVSILTLSVLYLEFLGLSHWWGRTIYGDEGLADYGLIWRRKTPIELINGLAIGLFFTFSLFLSQAFLGWLNFLPANPQIGKIILEGFLVALAVGFAEELLFRGWLLGELEKDYRPAIALVISALIFALAHFIKPLAEIIRTFPQFPALVLLGLILGWAKRACGGNLGKSIGLHAGLIWAYYILNVGQLIKYTGTVPDWLTGIDKNPLAGVMGLLFLTILAIWIRKKAVLSER, from the coding sequence ATGAATAAAAGATTGCGGGTAATTGCCACTTACCCAGTCCCCCTGCGACTGGGAATTTTTATTTTGCTCTTACTTTTTCTCTGGTTGCCGATCGCACTTCCCCTCTATCACTTTTTTGCCACTAATGCTAATCTTGTCTCAATTTTGACCCTTTCTGTTCTCTATCTGGAATTTTTGGGGTTATCCCATTGGTGGGGACGGACAATTTATGGCGATGAGGGATTAGCCGATTATGGGTTGATTTGGCGAAGAAAAACGCCGATCGAGTTAATTAACGGGTTAGCGATCGGTCTATTTTTCACTTTCTCGCTTTTTCTGTCCCAAGCGTTCCTAGGTTGGTTAAATTTCTTACCCGCAAATCCCCAAATCGGCAAAATCATCCTGGAGGGGTTTTTAGTCGCTTTAGCGGTGGGTTTCGCCGAAGAATTGCTATTTCGGGGCTGGTTACTGGGAGAATTAGAAAAGGATTATCGTCCCGCTATCGCTCTAGTGATTAGTGCCTTAATTTTCGCTCTTGCTCACTTTATTAAACCTTTAGCCGAAATTATCCGCACTTTTCCCCAATTTCCTGCCTTAGTCTTGCTAGGATTGATTCTCGGTTGGGCAAAACGCGCCTGTGGTGGTAATTTGGGTAAAAGCATCGGTCTGCACGCGGGTTTAATCTGGGCATACTATATATTAAATGTGGGTCAGTTAATTAAATACACTGGTACTGTTCCCGATTGGTTAACTGGAATCGATAAAAATCCTTTAGCGGGAGTGATGGGTTTACTTTTCCTGACAATTCTCGCTATCTGGA
- the clpS gene encoding ATP-dependent Clp protease adapter ClpS, which translates to MSTEVIEKRSTATIRKPAPRYRVLLHNDDFNSMEYVVQSLMQTIAGMTQPQAVDIMMEAHTNGTALVITCIQEHAEFYCETLKNKGLTSSIEPDE; encoded by the coding sequence GTGTCCACAGAAGTGATCGAAAAGCGTTCCACAGCGACAATCCGTAAACCAGCGCCGCGTTATCGCGTTTTACTCCACAATGACGACTTTAACTCGATGGAGTATGTGGTTCAGAGTTTAATGCAAACGATCGCCGGTATGACGCAACCCCAAGCAGTTGATATCATGATGGAAGCGCACACTAATGGTACGGCCTTGGTGATTACCTGCATCCAAGAACACGCGGAATTTTACTGTGAAACCTTGAAAAATAAAGGTTTAACCAGCAGCATCGAACCCGATGAATAA